The nucleotide sequence TTATGTTTATTGAAAAATTGTCTGTTTGAACTGTTTCATTAAAGACTGAGAATGTTCCGCAGCAACATCCCCAATGATACCTCAGCCACAAGCAGGCGGCAAGCTGCAAGACAGAGCATCATTAGGCTATCTTTTATTGAAAACGGCAGTGAGCATCTGCTCACAACACAGCATAAGTGCTTAAGTGTAAAATCTTTGACATTtgtgatatttgtatttttaaaggttaaaaaaaaaacattctttaacaGGTAcggcacttaaaaaaataattgttcccCTTTCAATGAATGAGAGGGCATTTCATCTGAAAATTAGAGAAACCTTTCCAACAATGGAAGAGGCGGAGATTGAAATCTGCAGAGTTGACAAGAGTCGAAGGATCTTACCAGTTCAGTTGAGCTCAGTTTGCCCTGCATCAATTAAAGCATGCCCAGAGTTTGGCAGGTCAGCAGTATATGTACGGTTAAAAGTAAGTATACGGAGTTACTGCATATGTTCAACATTTTGCCAATGGCGTTGTGCAGAACAGGACATATCTGTACTGTACTGTCTGTTTTGACAGGACACACCAAGACTGACGGGTATACAGCATGAGAACAATGAGGTAAACTGTGAGAGGCATACTAAAGTATCAAAATGTTTCTTTAGATATGCAGGGTTACTTATAACAATAATTTCAACATTaaacttaaaaacacaaacatatccCACAAAAGCAATATTGTTTTCTAAAAAGCtaattattgaaacaaatgtcaaaatatgtaaAGCTTAATTATCTGTATACTAATTCACTTAATGTTTCTTGATGGAATTATTTCAGTGGAACCGCAGAAACAATGCCAGGCATTCCAGGAACAAGTGACAGGGTAAGCTAGAATTATTCTCCtcatcattaaatcattaaatgtattaaggacaatcaaaatgttttagacaaattaaataaacaaaacttcTAACTAAGGTTTTACTAAAAactgtgttaaagggatagtccatcaTTTTCATGAACagaaagatatttggaagaatgctTATAACCAAAGAGTTCTTGGACCTCATTGACTACCAAATTGCTTTATACgtttctttgttctgttgaacacaaaataagatattttgaagaatgtaggaAAGCAATTTTCCTACTATGTTAGTCAATAGGGGGCAAGAACTGTTTAGTTACAAGCATCCTTTCACATATCTTTATCTGTGGCCAAtttatacagatttggaacaactagagagtaattcatgacagaatttacattccTGGGTGATTTCTTTGTGTTAACCAAAAATCCTACAAAAATGGGCATGGCCCACACAGATCTTATCATCATAAAGTCAGTCAGAGGTGATGTaataaaggttacaaaaaaaaatcaaccaacgGAGAGATTGTTACTGTAAAATGGTAAATGGTGAACTCCAAGATACCTGGAACAACATCTAATGCATCTCAAGTGCTTGTAGAGACCCCCTCTGGAATGCTGAGACAATCCTTGATCACTGGACCAACTGGGAtaaatttcattattaatattcttTGTTTTGGCTTATCGTTACATTCTTAAAAGTTATATTCTTTGCAGTACAATCAGTTGCTTGATACTGAATAAAAccaagtttaaatgtaaaaaaaactctaaatatgTTCATTATGTTTGCAGGAAAATCGGCGACGGCAGATGGAAACCTTGGAACAAAGGCGAAGAcaggtttttattaattttttgctatttttaccACATTTTTTGTTACActgacatatttttgtttattttttaagaaaataactgAAAGGATGGAGCCAGAGCAAGGCATATTACTACAGTTTCAACCCTGATGGTTCCAGGAAAACAAGGAGATTTTTGGAGTCTCAACCAATTCAGGTATTTGATGTTGAATTATTTATGGTAAATAATGGACTTTTTCATTTTCACCATATATATGGTCTATATAATGAACTATATATCCGTTTGTAATGTTTGTGTAATTTTAAATCTGCACCAAGAATTCCCTGTATACCAGTGTGGTTTCGATGTAGCTGTGAGAGACATCCTCTGATAAAGATCTGGTGGGGAGACATGTAACGTGCAGTTCCTAGCTTGTGGTGGTTCCACTGATTAACGAACAGTTGAAGATCCCTGTTGATTCTGGGTATATACACATAATGCAATGCCCATAGATGCATTTCACTAGAGCTGTCAATTTTACCCTCACTCTCCAAAAGCAGGAACAAGGTGTAGTAAGTATTAGTGATGCCCCGCCAAACATCACCCCACAGTCTCTCAATCCTTTGATTGTGCGTGCTCCTTCCTCTCAGAGCACTTCCTCTGTTTGTGCCCCGGAAAATGTTCATAAAAAGACAGACTGCGTTGTTCTCACCTCCATTATCACATCGAACTCTAGAAAGTAGTCCGTGTTTTCCAATGGCCCCTACAAAACTATCAAAAACAGTGTTGCTCCGATTATTGTCAGAAGCCTTCAAGAAAACAACACGTCTGCTGTAACCATCAATTCCACCGTGTATGACAATTCGCCACCTTTAAAAAAAGGACATGAGGACAGGATTATTTGAAAAAACATACAGTAgcatatataaaattacaacatTATGTGACATACTGGCTGTCATCTGtactacatttacattaattaatttagccACTTTCAGGAGCTACCATGTTACTAGGAGAATTAAAGCTGTACTAGATTTGTTTGTATTAGAACATATCTGTGATATCACAGGAATATACTTCAAAAAGACTCTAACATATCTTAATAAGTAATAAAAgccaaaaatatgtaaaatgtattttaggttttAACACATGCTATTTTATCTCtgtaaaataagagaaaaaaataattaatacctGATTAACTTGTGGTTGCCATCCAAATGCCATAAGGAGTTTGGGCCTGCAACTTGATAAATTCTTCGGTGTAGTCTGCGCGTGGTGAGCCTCTGGGCTGCTCCTATTGGATTGGTCCTGATCAAACTTTGTCGCACTCTGCGCCGCTGCACTACAATCCCCTGACCTGCCAGACGAGCTCTCACTGCTTCTGCCCCAAGCTCATCGTTGCCTCCAACTACTTCTCTGACCAGGTTATCAAGATCAGAGTCTGATAGATTGCTGTATCTGTCTCTAAGTGAAATGTTGTACTTCCTGTTAACAGAAAAAAGCACATTAGAGACacaatggaatattttttttgttaaatatcaaGTGAATAATGTACCCAATCCAACTCAAATACAAGGGTAGCATCTTTTACATCTGAGAAAAGTAACCTCACCTTAAACGTCGCTTTACAGTTCGTTTGGAGACTCCCAAGATTTCGCCCATCTGTTTTGTTGAAAAATTATATTCCAGCAGAAAACGCAACTGCTCCTGTGTAATGGAATATTGTGGTTGACCAGAGAAACCCCTCACCAATGGAGCACTGTAAGCCTGGGGAACTAAAGTTAACAGaagaataaaatgaattataacaaaaagcattatattaaaattacagtCAATCTGACTATTTAGAGCATACCTTGCGGTTGAGGCAATGTTTCAAGAATATCCATGAAATCAGACAGACTATTCAGGATACTATTTGCCGTTTCTGGATCAAGTAGTCACACTCTAGACCATGCCACACTTCTGGCCCATGGTTCTTGcaccattttaaaagtaaaatttaatgctttttaagacctttttaagacctcaacaaatataatttaagacCCAAAAATTTCATAATTTCTTTGGAACAGGCTACTCAATTTATTGCCTCCTACAATAGAAATCAAAAGTTTTCCATTTGGTATCAATTATGTGCAATGGTATCAATTATGTGCAATGTGTAAACtcggtaagtaaaaaaaaaaaaatacttttctttgagacctttttattttcttttttttgttccttTGTGATGTAGAACAGAGAGAACGTAACATAGATAAACTGGATTACACTAAACAACACAATGCCTTGTATGAAGGAACCATGTAGaatagaatcctgaaaataagATCAATAATGAAAGTCCTCAAAACAGCCTTTCACAAGCCAAAAAGTTGACAAATAATCTACAGAATTGTTAGAAAACACAAATGTTATTACATGACTTTTAATGAGAGAAACCCTTTGTTTTGTAACATCCCAAATTCTCCTCAAGACATGTGTCATAACTCTGCTGCTCTTTTCTCAATTTTATGGTCTAGGTCCACCAACTCTTTTCTCTTTTCCTTGCATCTTTTTCTCATGGAATTAGATTTAGTCATAAGTTCTGCCATCTTGGTCCCTGCTGTATTCTGCATCTCTATTTACAGCTCATTAACCCTTAAGTGAATGTTTACTGTTGCTATGGCATTAAGTGACacatatttaaactataaaccacatataccagtTATACCCCTTAAACTCTGAGCTAAGTGTTGTTACCTGTTAGATTGTAAACGTGACCATAGACCTGTGACCTGACTGGAGCACATAACCAGTCCTCTGCCCGGAGTGGGAACACTGAGCACCGGGGGAGTGTTGGCGTTTACACCGCTAGCATATGAGCTTTAAACCGCACTAACATTACATCACACTTAGTATGAATAATAGTATGCGATTTCAAACACAATCGTAACGTTACTTACATTGAAATGACCCAACATGTCCTCGGCTCTGGAGTGACCCATGAACACCGACCCATAGTAGCGGGAGATGACGTAGTGTGTGCTAGTCTCATCATCAGTAGTCCAGAATCGCAAATGAAGGTCCATTTGTTTGTTCTTTGTCGTTTTATTCAAACTTTCGTCAAACATGACGACATATGGCTTCTCACTAACGCTGCATGATAGCTCCTTCATGATGAATGAATCGATGCCATATTTGGCGACATATGCAGTTTTGTTTTCACCACAGGTGAATGACTTGGCAAGCTGCGAATCGGGGAACATGGCAGCAAAGATGTCACGTATGTCCTCGTTAGATTTAAATGAATTGTGCCTCGTCACAGTATGGAGAACCCACAGTACCTCTGCCTTTTGGGTATCAGGTGGTGAAATGAAACTTGTTATAGCCGACTGTGAGGTGGCGTCTAAACTAGTAACATCGTTAGGTCGAGCTGCAAACAATGCAGGGATTGACCTGGACCCGCTATGACTAGCTGCTGCAACGTACCGCTGGTGCTTTCCTCCTTTCATGTGCGACTCGACGGATTTGAGCACCATGGTCCCTAACGAAAAGGTCTTTTTGCAGAATTTACACATTGCCTCATTGTTATTTTCAGCCGGCGCCAACCACCTCCTAAACGAATCCTCTTCCATCCACTTGTCATTAAATTTACACTTTCCCATCTTTGCATTTTGAACCTAACCTCGACAACCGCGTAATGGCAGCACGCAGGCGCAGACCGACGTCAGCGTCTGTAAGCCAACCTACCGTAATAAGCTAATAAATCACGGAGACTGTCATttcacacctgtttcacacatactaaATTGATCAACTATTAGATGTTTTATGGTGGACCACTGTGCTTCCCTATCATCATTAAGCACACCGGCTGAAAATGTAATACCTACAGCAACTTTACGgtaaatttaagacattttaagacctTAATTTCCCGGATtttaatttaagacattttaagactttttaaggacccgcgGGAACCCTGTGGCCATTGTCTGCATTCTGTAATTCATAAACATAACTAGTTGTAGTAAAACTTGCAATCTTTATGTTGgcttgagaaagagagagagggagacagagatcAAAACCAGGAAATAACCATGcaataaaatgtatgtgttttaaaCATGGTTTCTGAAGCTAAAGTGTTCTGTGACAGTACAAATTACCATGCAGCATGCAAATACACAGTAACgttaatacagtttttaaactTGGCTTCTTGTCCCCAGTTTATGGTAACACAGATCGTTTAACATAATTTTGACATAAAAAAcactgggtctcattcactaatttttGTGTACAATTTTGTGTACAACACGTGCGTATGCAGatgagcttgttcttaaactcgttcttctgttagtgaatttggagtcttctaaatgagcgcccgcgtgcacgaggtcagtaattagcataattcacgcccaaaccagctccatataagggctttccacaacgaggcacttgtacagagaaagaTAATTATGGCACcgaaaaacaaaagacaaagaaaaataactttaacgataatgaacgtgaggttttgctgtcggaggtggaagccaggaaaattttttatttataagtgtATCCACTGGCATAACGGGCACAGGTAAAAAAGAAGcatcccagccggcacatgaccgaccttcaacgttgaaatatggttgaaataaggtcagttgtggtttcaacgttgaaacaacgttgattcaacgtttaaagctgaatggttgaaaaacatccaccacatgaccaactttcaacgttgaaatatggctgaaataaggtcagttgttttaatgaaacaacgttaaaaatgtttaatgctaaatggtagaaaaaggttaacaagcttttaaattatttatattaaattatttaaattaattattttaatagcattttaaaatattttagtcatgatacctattctaaaatctaaaggtatatgttaaatattatcatcattaacaacaataaaactatatacatttcgctgctttatcacactgaaacaactcccattggtagttttattttattacttctatcatgattggttaatctggctgtcattcaggaaactggacaatgaatcggttcgcgcctttctacatttaaaaatatgaccgttattgtcgtctttctgtgagtgaggcggctaactgtgagctgcagCTCGTTAACTGACTGCTctatcggtcccgaattatttcatatttgcctgtacattttttatttattttgagtcgtgacatgtcaatggagaacaaaaaccgtgaacacaagaagggtcaggtgttctgcgaggtcctgaaaacatcctggcaaaatgaggtaagaaaatagctaacgttatctttattatcttttgaaaatagtaaagtattaccagagtttacaaatgggtagtttaaaggacatgtaacctgcagataaataaatacccgtgtgtctatttttgcattgctttatcatagatgatcaagttaggtgctcacctaatgtgttgctggtaagagagatttagagatggtttagagattttcccatattttcctgatatgtatcccatgcattaggtgtgttatatatgtttgtattcttataatagtttcaaagtgttttctgcaacatataagtgcaaatgtcggtatttaaataatataattttaatgaattaatgaaaatgaataaataaaaggattgtttaaagccatggttctcaaagtgtcaggccccctctagttgttatgcaggtgaatcactaaattaaactaattaatgttaatatattttaacttaatctttgagtaagtttttttttttttgcacatttaagtatgttagagtTAAAGTACAGTAAAGTTTTGtgacttttgttacataattacatttaaaattacattttaatttaaactttatttttatttacctgtgtatgtaagcacagttgtagtgttaatgttcaaacatggtaaagtgtctgactacaataaatattcttattagaataaaactataatagtttggcctactacgctgctgaaatgtaatgttggtcattatggtgcaacttaatatttaataacaaatattttctgaagtggtacttggtataaaaagtttgagaaccagtggtttaaagaaatggtataatatgaaatcctgcttttaaagaacttttcagtaaaccatttcttctttccccttgtagagtcatcaaggatccagcttgttcttgaaacattggtaagaaattgttcatctgctacattgcactgtcacttctgctagagatgctttgaccttttgtgataggttttgattgtgcttagtttaataaaaatttactgaattagattttatttgttttactacactgtattactagtgttttgattaaaacagtgtaactggggctctgaaaacactgcttgtgaataatttgttaatattgtaaattttcatctgaatacattaaataagtgtttaatgaatagtgttgtccactttgtttccaacatcactgttactgaactgtaaagtgaaaatattgtgtgatttattttgcattcagttttcagttaaatatatttgacaatatcaaagttattgtgaaacattgtggacatacctaaacaaactggttaaatcttatgttccctccagaagtttgccctctgcaagtgaacgactccttgtggtgccatcccaaagaggttcataatcactctcacggaccttttcctggactgtgcccagctggtggaatgacctcccaatctcaatccgaactgctgagtctttactcattttcaagaaacattttaagactcatctttttcaccagaacttaaccaactaatactagcacttttccttcttttcttgtctttcatataaaaaaaaataaaaaataaaaaaaacctggctatgcgttctgtactagactaactgagacttgtcatggcacttgtatactgttgttgttcgcttgtacacctgactgcttctgttcttctcatttgtaagtcgctttggataaaagcgtctgttaaatgattaaatgtaaatgtttatacaggacggtacagaaagtgcacaagtgggagagagtggaggggacggcgtcagaaaggacctagcgctgggacactttcaaggatcacccgaagcacaaccacactgtatacactaaggctgctggttctaacattttagagtgccctgcggtagaaatctcattctgcatgccccacggtaaagaagacacagtccgggggggttcccattagaaatcaactggtggaaggttcccttctcgaactgttcaacacattttcactgcacaaatgtacacaactcttgtaatgagacacattactaaaacatgtttttgacagaaactgtaggtttgcaccaaaataaaagatccactggtttcagtcataaaggtacaagggtttgtcttgtaagtgctgaaaataatatgcatttttgtgccgaattattttacaaaaacctttaaatattattgtatttggattgttctactacatgtttttagcattacctccctgcatactctgcataataaagtgtgggattattttcatctgttttatacagtatgtttccaaaatttaactgctgtttgataattttgagcatgtggtagtttattgaagttgtttgtaaagccatcgctgccagtcattagatttttagccttgcatgtacattgttgatctaaatgccaactaggatctaggtgtatttatatacgaggtacgacggggaaacaacgtcgtgttatcaacgctgattaacttttcaagatcaacacctcattcatctttcatcccagggctgcagcacgaccctaattcacccataatgcaggtaagacggtgaaacagcgtcgcgatttcaacggtgaatccacgtcgtgatttcaacgttgatccaatttgcaaaatcgaaaggtttttcaacgttgattcaaccatggtacctgacgttgtttcaacgttgaatcaacgttgaaatgccggctgggatgGGTTATAACACAGGCTTTGAGATAAGGTGGTATAGGGTGAGAGCAGTTGGTGATGTGGCTTAGGTGTGGTTCCAGTGAGTTGCATAAATCAACGaggacttctctgggcaacctaaagcgACTGAACAGCCATTCGTCACTCTCCGCGAACATATCTGTGCACTCTCTAAAGACGCGCTCTCTCCTTAGAGCACGCGCCGCGATGTCTTCTAGCAGTACCAAGTGTGCCATGCCTctaaacacaagatgagacaccttaatcaccgtttatataaggatagatcaggtgattgttgtttggacctctaatatatatatatatatatatatataaaatttgaactgtaattataattgattaataacatctaattatatagggttcttaacacatgcttataaggccccgtttgtacatgattattgcgtacgagtggtataagttgttcttgaatcttttcgtACATTTAGGATAAATTTTAGTATgaaagtttttgatgaatcatgatttattcgtGAAAACGTCCGTATGCACATTTCACGCAAAAATCTGTGCCTAcgcatatttagtgaatgagacccactgTTGTTGTAAGGCATGGCATTTATCTTCTATTATTTCATTTAGCATTTCAAGTTGCTAGAAGTCAGCCATCttgtaaatgtaatatgttttggACATACCTGGTTATGATGATATTCAAATCATCCTCCGTGTTATAAGAGGATGCCAACTGAACGCACTCTGTAAAAGTTCTTtgacagtttaataaaaaatttctAAGAGCCATCGTAGAGAGCAATCCAGTACAAATGGGATGAGATGCCACAGCATGACACAGCACCGACATCACAACCAACGTATAAATGCATCATTGACTCTAAAGTTTTACGCTTGCCTATGTACATGCCAACGTAAAATTATGATCTCATTCACGAACAAATGTTACGTGTGACGTTTGCATAGGTATTTGCTTACCTAACAGCACATCATCCCTCATGGAAAGAAATGTTATctgatgtttatatatgtatacagcAACGTGCCATCGCATCACAAATGCAAAAGAAACCAAGTAGGTATCGCTGCAGCCCGGagacctccaagtgggaggaGCTTTTGCCGCAAGTGGGCTGGACTTCACGGAGAGCTCCAAGTGGGAGGGACTTTTGCCGCTAGTGGGCGGGATTTTACAAATGGGCGGGGTTTAAGCGGAAATTTCACATTGCGTCTTTGCCGGGGTGCGCGCGAATGAGGATGGCATAAAGAAGCgatactaatgaaaaacagatttattgttcttcattgtagtttaaattttattaacaaggggttatataattttgtgacaactgcaaacatacaagtatattaaattatattaattttataattatatcagtatcaagaaaatgaatgagtaatttagagcaataaaatgtttactgtatgtgaatgtttttctttgatgcaagtttgaaatctgagggagaattatattgtttagattgttacaacccccttggctctaggtgaaacaacattacaaaaggccacacgtggaagtacattttacaaataaacatttaatttaaaaaaagaaaacaaatctaaatagtaatacaagagttaataataataaaaaaaaaacattccaagactTAAGAGGAAAATATTATTGGTACCAAAGTCCAATTTAAGACACTCATTTCCCCATCTCCTTTTTATCACCAACTCAATCACAGGTAACGCTCCAAACCATtaaaaattcaagttttatttgttatatgacatgcaaaaagcagtgaaatgtaggtctggcatactctttttagactgtgcaaaaaaaataagtaagagaaaattaaatacaaataatgaaacaacaggaaaaaaatacgtttttttttttttggagataattaaatacaaataatgaaacattcacaatatactgtattactACACAGATGATTTGTAGAGGTGCTACACAGAAACTGCTACACAGATAATGTGCAGAGATGTACACAATGTGCAGTGAGGATGAAATACCTAGTTAGGTTGTCAAAAAAGCGCAGTGTGCAGAGAGTTATTGGGTAGCCCTAAACAACCAGTCTATAAAgttcagtgtgtttaatgtccatgtttagtagtctgataacatgagggaagaaactcctcctgagcctctccatctttgccatcagactgcagaagggtctgcctgactgtagcagatGGGTTGGTGGGGTCTTTAAGGATCTTAACAGCCCTAGATTTACATCTCCTGGTTTGGATgtcttgcagagaggggagagatgtTCTGGACATGTGCTCTGCTACTCTTTGCAGGGCATTTGAAGGTATTGAagatgctcactctctccactgtgGTCCCGTTAATGATGATTAGATCCGCTGCtgcctcaaatagaaaagagttattgtaaaatattattacaatttacaatatgaatgtttctactgcatttctgaacaaataaatgaagggcTGGTGAGCATCAGACTTCAAAACCATAACAAAATCTGTCCAACCCCAAAAAGTCCTGTAGAACAGATATTTAAGGAACCTGAGGTTTTAACCAGCTTGATTTGTATCAGCATTGGAACACTTTGCTGCTGCTTTCACTCCAAtgctatggattatatttttaatggaatgaagtgtcattagtcactaaacattcagtccaatgacatcgtaaaataattcactgttgacaagttaacattaactaaagtacaatgcacatttatgtaagacgtccacagaatgtaatgtcatttacattccaacatttgtcctttaggacagtctctgaccatacccctggagcaattttagggacaagcgctgttgcaaatgtccacctttaaagtatgaacatattttatccacacaaagacccacatacacacacacattagtcaaaaatcttcagaaaaaataaattacacatcttgatgcatagaaagaacaaaaacaagtttACAGGAAAGTGATCCTTTGGGTTTGCAGAGAGAGACGGTAACCAGGTCACTGAAATATAACTTTTGGCCACCCAGACTTGAACTCTCTGTAACACAAAGtt is from Carassius auratus strain Wakin chromosome 28, ASM336829v1, whole genome shotgun sequence and encodes:
- the LOC113047310 gene encoding uncharacterized protein LOC113047310 isoform X2 — encoded protein: MRWHVAVYIYKHQITFLSMRDDVLLVPQAYSAPLVRGFSGQPQYSITQEQLRFLLEYNFSTKQMGEILGVSKRTVKRRLRKYNISLRDRYSNLSDSDLDNLVREVVGGNDELGAEAVRARLAGQGIVVQRRRVRQSLIRTNPIGAAQRLTTRRLHRRIYQVAGPNSLWHLDGNHKLIRWRIVIHGGIDGYSRRVVFLKASDNNRSNTVFDSFVGAIGKHGLLSRVRCDNGDLYQRMSLTATSKPHWYTGNSWCRFKITQTLQTDI
- the LOC113047310 gene encoding uncharacterized protein LOC113047310 isoform X1, which gives rise to MRWHVAVYIYKHQITFLSMRDDVLLVPQAYSAPLVRGFSGQPQYSITQEQLRFLLEYNFSTKQMGEILGVSKRTVKRRLRKYNISLRDRYSNLSDSDLDNLVREVVGGNDELGAEAVRARLAGQGIVVQRRRVRQSLIRTNPIGAAQRLTTRRLHRRIYQVAGPNSLWHLDGNHKLIRWRIVIHGGIDGYSRRVVFLKASDNNRSNTVFDSFVGAIGKHGLLSRVRCDNGGENNAVCLFMNIFRGTNRGSALRGRSTHNQRIERLWGDVWRGITNTYYTLFLLLESEGKIDSSSEMHLWALHYVYIPRINRDLQLFVNQWNHHKLGTARYMSPHQIFIRGCLSQLHRNHTGIQGILGADLKLHKHYKRIYSSLYRPYIW